A part of Sinorhizobium chiapasense genomic DNA contains:
- a CDS encoding YeeE/YedE family protein produces MTNGNCFRIVASLASGVIFGLGLSLSGMLDPARVRGFLDIARDWNPSLAFVLGGAVAVAAVGAVVARRMRKPLFDERFHLPATSVVDRRLIAGSAIFGIGWGMVGLCPGPALASLALGLPATFLFVAAMFAGMTAYDRLEVARSWLRKSPRDAGQVT; encoded by the coding sequence ATGACGAACGGCAACTGTTTTCGGATCGTCGCGTCGCTCGCTTCGGGCGTGATTTTCGGCCTGGGCCTCTCGCTCTCCGGCATGCTCGATCCTGCGCGCGTACGCGGTTTTCTTGATATTGCGCGAGACTGGAACCCGAGCCTCGCCTTCGTGCTCGGCGGCGCCGTTGCAGTGGCGGCCGTCGGCGCTGTCGTTGCCCGCCGGATGCGGAAACCGCTGTTCGACGAGCGCTTTCACCTGCCGGCGACGAGCGTCGTCGACCGGCGCCTGATTGCGGGTTCGGCGATTTTTGGCATCGGCTGGGGCATGGTAGGGCTCTGCCCCGGTCCCGCGCTCGCCTCGCTCGCCCTTGGCCTCCCTGCGACCTTTCTGTTCGTCGCCGCGATGTTTGCCGGAATGACAGCGTATGATCGCCTGGAGGTTGCGCGGTCTTGGCTGCGAAAATCGCCGCGCGACGCGGGGCAGGTTACCTAA
- a CDS encoding YeeE/YedE family protein gives MTDYWNALAGGMLIGLSAAVLVLATGRVAGISGIAGRLLQGVQLAAGAAFVVGLACGPVLFRLLSGQWPEVTLTASWPILVVGGFLVGFGSRMGSGCTSGHGVVGLARLSRRSIVAVATFMTTAILTVYVMGIFA, from the coding sequence TTGACCGACTACTGGAATGCGCTTGCGGGCGGCATGTTGATCGGCCTTTCCGCGGCGGTGCTGGTGCTCGCCACAGGCCGGGTGGCAGGCATCAGCGGGATCGCCGGCCGACTGTTGCAGGGCGTGCAGCTGGCCGCCGGAGCCGCCTTTGTCGTCGGTTTGGCCTGCGGCCCGGTGCTGTTCCGCCTCTTGTCCGGGCAATGGCCGGAGGTGACGCTGACGGCTTCGTGGCCGATCCTGGTCGTCGGTGGCTTCCTGGTCGGCTTCGGCTCTCGCATGGGGTCCGGCTGCACGAGTGGCCACGGCGTGGTCGGATTGGCGCGACTTTCAAGACGCTCGATAGTGGCAGTCGCGACCTTCATGACTACGGCGATCCTGACGGTTTACGTGATGGGAATTTTCGCATGA
- the bigR gene encoding sulfite-sensing transcriptional repressor BigR, with translation MGTVMKFRNVRPDMSVRAGDATTLLKTLANANRLMIVCTLVEGEHSVSQLEEMLGIHQPTLSQQLTVLREAGIVATRRDAKQIFYRLAEEKASRLVMALYEIFCRDGEKR, from the coding sequence ATGGGAACCGTGATGAAATTTCGAAACGTGCGCCCGGACATGAGCGTGCGAGCCGGCGACGCTACGACGCTGCTCAAGACGCTCGCCAACGCGAATCGACTGATGATCGTCTGCACCCTCGTTGAAGGCGAACATTCGGTCAGCCAGTTGGAGGAGATGCTCGGCATTCACCAGCCAACCTTGTCGCAGCAGCTGACGGTGCTGCGCGAGGCCGGCATCGTCGCAACGCGGCGAGACGCCAAGCAGATCTTCTATCGTCTCGCCGAGGAGAAAGCCTCGCGGCTGGTGATGGCGCTCTACGAGATCTTCTGCCGCGACGGAGAGAAACGTTGA
- a CDS encoding MBL fold metallo-hydrolase encodes MPWAGDSSRRDSAFSWCSSLPGSSTASTADGNEASAPPYLVISAVAALDRGFSLVMSTIYNILNYILYDFMGGIMPVDPIARPDVKGFYEPRTGSIQYVASDPATKRCAIIDPVLDFDEKSGATATEQADLILDYVRDNELTVEWILDTHPHADHFSAAAHLKEKTGAPTAIGAEIRKVQCLWKEIYNWPDLATDGSQWDHLFVDGERFSVGSIAASVMHSPGHTLASVTYIIGDAAFVHDTIFMPDSGTARTDFPGGDARQLWRSINTILALPDETRVFTGHDYRPNGREARWESTVGEEERCNAHLAGLTEDDFVRLREARDKTLPMPKLILHALQVNICGGRLPEPESNGARYLKFPLNALLGAAWN; translated from the coding sequence ATGCCATGGGCAGGCGACAGCTCGAGGCGGGATTCGGCGTTTTCATGGTGCTCATCGCTGCCCGGTTCTTCTACAGCCTCTACGGCTGACGGGAACGAAGCGTCAGCTCCTCCATACCTTGTCATTTCGGCCGTCGCGGCGCTGGATCGCGGCTTTTCGCTTGTAATGTCTACAATATATAATATACTTAATTATATATTGTATGACTTTATGGGGGGGATCATGCCTGTGGACCCGATTGCAAGACCGGACGTGAAAGGTTTCTACGAACCCCGAACGGGAAGTATCCAGTATGTTGCTTCGGATCCCGCGACGAAGCGCTGTGCGATCATCGATCCCGTGCTCGATTTCGACGAAAAATCGGGGGCGACGGCGACCGAGCAAGCGGACCTGATCCTCGACTATGTCCGCGATAACGAATTGACCGTCGAATGGATCCTGGACACCCATCCGCACGCGGACCATTTTTCCGCGGCTGCCCATCTGAAAGAAAAGACCGGCGCGCCAACCGCGATTGGCGCCGAGATTCGGAAGGTCCAGTGTCTCTGGAAGGAGATCTATAACTGGCCGGACCTGGCGACGGATGGTTCGCAGTGGGATCATCTCTTCGTCGACGGCGAACGCTTTTCCGTCGGTTCCATCGCGGCCTCGGTCATGCATTCGCCGGGCCATACGCTGGCATCCGTGACCTATATCATCGGCGACGCGGCCTTCGTGCACGACACGATCTTCATGCCAGATAGCGGCACTGCCCGGACGGATTTTCCGGGTGGCGATGCGCGCCAGTTATGGCGCTCGATCAATACGATCCTTGCCTTGCCCGACGAAACCCGCGTTTTCACCGGCCATGACTACCGGCCGAACGGCCGCGAGGCACGTTGGGAAAGTACGGTTGGTGAAGAAGAGCGCTGCAATGCGCATCTGGCCGGATTGACGGAGGACGACTTCGTTCGGCTGCGCGAGGCGCGTGACAAGACGCTGCCGATGCCGAAGCTCATCCTGCACGCGTTGCAAGTCAATATTTGCGGCGGCCGGCTGCCGGAGCCGGAATCGAACGGCGCGCGCTATCTGAAGTTTCCGCTCAATGCGCTGCTGGGCGCTGCGTGGAACTGA
- a CDS encoding sulfite exporter TauE/SafE family protein, whose translation MPPASELMMFALALAAAGVVAGVLAGLFGIGGGAILVPVFYQVFGLLGIDDAVRMHLSVGTSIAIIVPTSVRSFLSHYRRGVVDIDLLRNWIVAVPLGAILASVIAAHVGSETLRLIFAVIALALAFRMIFNRASWNIGTDLPRNPIKWLVGVGIGILSGLMGIGGGVLNNTFMTLYSRPIHQAVATSAGVGVLISIPGLFGYIWAGWGASGLPPLSTGFINWIAVALIIPITLLVAPLGVRLAHAMGRRQLEAGFGVFMVLIAARFFYSLYG comes from the coding sequence ATGCCGCCGGCCTCGGAATTGATGATGTTTGCATTGGCGCTGGCGGCGGCCGGCGTCGTCGCCGGAGTGCTCGCCGGCCTCTTCGGCATCGGCGGCGGGGCCATTCTCGTGCCGGTCTTCTATCAGGTTTTCGGCCTGCTCGGCATCGATGACGCGGTCAGAATGCATCTTTCCGTCGGCACGTCGATCGCGATCATCGTTCCGACTTCGGTCCGTTCGTTCCTGTCGCACTACCGTCGCGGCGTGGTTGATATCGACCTGCTGCGCAACTGGATCGTGGCGGTGCCGCTCGGCGCGATCCTCGCCTCGGTGATCGCAGCCCATGTCGGCAGCGAGACGTTGCGCCTGATCTTCGCCGTGATCGCGCTCGCCTTGGCCTTCCGGATGATCTTCAACCGCGCGAGCTGGAACATCGGCACGGATCTCCCGAGGAACCCGATCAAGTGGCTGGTCGGAGTCGGGATCGGCATTCTTTCCGGTCTCATGGGAATCGGCGGCGGCGTGCTCAACAACACCTTCATGACCTTGTACAGCCGACCGATTCACCAGGCGGTCGCCACCTCCGCCGGCGTTGGCGTGCTGATCTCGATCCCGGGCCTCTTCGGCTACATTTGGGCAGGGTGGGGTGCGTCGGGCCTACCGCCGCTTTCGACCGGATTCATCAACTGGATTGCCGTGGCGCTGATCATCCCGATAACCTTGCTCGTCGCGCCCCTCGGCGTGCGGCTTGCCCATGCCATGGGCAGGCGACAGCTCGAGGCGGGATTCGGCGTTTTCATGGTGCTCATCGCTGCCCGGTTCTTCTACAGCCTCTACGGCTGA